The genomic DNA agacattttttggtTCTGGTTTACAGGCTTTTAAtagcataaatatatataaatacatgagGGTTTTTGGAAATTACACAAACACCTTCCTTACTTTTTTAACTTGACTCCAGAGGAAGTCACCGCCTTCTGCAAAGCCTTTTGGGGCTTTTCACTTCCCCcgtctttctgtgttttatttcttctcttcagCTCCTGTCCTTTTGccttcttttctcctttctgctgctgcacCGCTGTTTGAGATCCCTTTCCCCCTTTCTGCTCTCCACCCGCtgccttcttctctcctttcggTCCTTTATTGGGTGCTTTGCCTTTCGTCTTCATTAAGAAGCGAGGAGTTGTGCAAATGGTGCTCCTTGTGGGGGGTTTCTTCTCAAGTCTCCGTTTCTCTTTactaaaaacagacaaatacagATGGAACCGACCAGATTACAACCATATTAATAAAATTCATCAATTTACCAAGAAATAATAGattgaaaatgtctttaaaaggTTAATGTGGAACTTCAGTATCATCATCCATCTGATTTAcctgtgtatttttttgaaGCCAATCATGTAGTCGGGTACAGGACAGCCAGCTTGTTTTATGACATTAGCGATGCTGTTAGAAAGAGATGCAAAGAGAAATATATTcagagaaatgtgaaaaaaacttgcaaaacacattacattttggGAGCTTGCAATATTAACTGTGTCTGGACTCCCTCACTCCTTTCTGCAAGCTGCTCATGTCCTGCACTTGTACCCAACTTGGGTTGGATGTGCACACTGTTCCGCTTCTTTGCTTTTAGCTACTTGGCAAATATTGTGAGGAAGCTATCACTGCCTGCCATTAACTTACCTGACAGTTGTGATCGTAGACATACCATAATGTAACCATAAAAACTAATATCcagagtcaaacacacaaataaaagctATACATATATCCAGGTACCTGCGGAGCAGTGGCTTGTCATTTTCTGTGAAGAAGGTGATGGCCTTCCCCTGATGTCCAGCTCTACCAGTCCGACCTGAGGAgcagcaaaatgaataaatgagggAACTGATGAGCAGAcatgaagagaaagaggagaaacacaTGAAAGACGCAACACAGGATTAAAACCGCAACTAACGCTTTACCTATGTTGTTATTAGTCGATTAATCATTTAGCTTGTAAAATGTCAGTTGCAAGACTCCGCCAAACTTTATCAAAACCCAAAAAGGTATTGAATTCagaattgaataaaatgaacaaaacaagcaaatctttattacattataaatcatgatttatcattaaaaaataatgacagtggacaaataaaataaatctaactAATCAGTAAATGGTTTCAGCCCCATATAGGTTGATTATACATAAAAGCCTACCAATGCGGTGGATGTACTCCACAGAGCTGGTGGGGAAGTCGTAGTTCAGCACGAGGTTGACTCCTTTGAAGTCGATTCCTCTGGCAAGCAGAGCCGTGCAGATCAACACCCAAATCTTACCAGACCTGAAACTGTTCACTACGTTGTCCCTCTGAAACACAGAAGCAACAGAGGAGGATAAATACAGTCGCACTTCAGTGGCACAGAGAGGAGCCCTAATACGGCGTAttaagtgtctgtgtgtaccTGCTGCTGTGTGCGGTCTGCATGGATCACGTCTACATTGATGCCTTCGTACACCAACTCATGGAAAAGCTCCCGTGCTCTGTCTATAGACTGCACAAACACCAGCATGGGAGGCAGGAAACCCTGAAAATAGCAAGGCGGACAATCTCAGTTTTTACAGAAACAGAGCTTGTATTATTAAAATTCCTTTAACAAACTTGAACAAGCTTGAAAAGTAACTTTTCTGGAGTGTTCTTACTTTTTTGATGATATCCCTCATGGCCACCAGTTTGCCGTTCTCCGTCCCGACAAACAGCAGCTCCTGTTCCACCGATTCAACTGCCGTATTTCTGAGAAGAtgataaattaatattattacgTGAGAAagggattttatatttaaaaaaaattaaatttaaaaaaaagacgtaGTTCTACATGTAGATTATCACCTGTGTCCAATGTTGACAGACACCAGGTTGTCGAGGTTCAGACGGCACCACTGCTCTACATCTTGTGTGCACGTGGCGCTGAAGAAAGCCCTCCGCACCTTTGATCCAGAACAGGCCAGAAAAACTGCGGCTAGCTGCTCTCTGAAGCCGGTCCTACCGCCCTCAAACAGCTTATCGGACTCATCCACAACCAGCCACTCCACACTGATCACCAACAAAAGACAACAATTAATCTcccatttccccccccccaagatTTGCTTGTGTGGCATGTTTAAATGATTTGCTTTGCATGTCTTAAGAGGaagcaaatgcatttttaaggTTTACATGAAACATTTACGGGGcacctttaagaaaaaaacattaatattcagTGTTACCTGCTGAGGTCGAGAGCTGGAGGATCCTGCTTGAGAAGGAAGACGAGTCTGTTTGGAGTACTGACTAGGATATCTGCACAAAAATGTAAGGGGTAAATAGTGAGGTAAAGGCCATTCATGTTCCAGATTTGAATTCTTTCGTGAgaacattttccatttcttaCCGTATTTCTTGTTTGACTGTGGTCCATACTTCTTGGCTGCCAGAGAGGCTTTGTCTATGATGTGAACTCTAAATCCTACTCCCTCTGACATGCGGAGCAGCTCTCTGTAGgtctaaacacaaaacaacaaaactgacTGAAAAAGCAGGCAAATGTGTGTGATCATTTAACAAAAAGTAGGTGAAACTCCCACTGTATTCACTAGGGATTAAAACCCAGAAGCAAGTGTCTTCACATCTCCGTCCTTGGTATTAAAAGACATGCtaaatatcaataatttaaaaactgGACTGGACAGCTTATAATGGAAAATTCAACTGgaatattaaaatgaacacaaaaaagcGGGGGTAATAGTAAACATGGCGTGTTGTGTACCTGGTTGGCCAGTTCTCTGGTCGGGGAGATGACCACAGCTCTGAAGCCCAGGTTGGCCGGCTGCTGCAGTTGGGCGAGCAGCGGGAGACAGAAAGCCAAAGTCTTTCCTGATCCTGTGGGAGCGCAGGCCAGGAGGTCCCGACCCTGACCGAGAAACAAGACACACGCAAATTATCACTTAACCACCGTCTGTACGTTACTTAGCAACcactggctgtgtgtgtgtgtgtgtatctgcactCACATGCATCATGAGCGGTATCGCCTGCATCTGTACGGGCGTCGGGGAGTTCAGGCCTGCCTCTTTGAGGTTCTGAATGACACGTGGGTTGAGACGATACTCGGATTGGAGGTCCTCAAACGTGCACACAGGGTCAGGTACGTCACAGCCGTGCACGTTTATCCGGTGTTGAGAGCGAATACGATTGAccttaaatcaaaataaagaaaattacattACACAGGATATGAATATGATTCTTACATTTGTCAGAATCACGTAAAATCTATTTATCCTTTTCTTGTGCTGTAAATTGTTCCTTTATGGAAACCTTTTCCTGATGAAGATGCTTCAGCCTCTTCAGTGAGGATTTCTCCTTCCCATCACTCGGCAGAGTTTGGATGGTTCTGTCTAATGAGGAGGTCCAGGTGATGCCGCTTCCCCTCATGTCTTTCAGTTGTCCGCCAGCAGCTTCAGTCAGAGAGAAAACAGCAAACAGCAGTCAGTCTCCAACATGGACAGCtatataatgtttgttttgatcacaTACACACTGTTTGATTTGCAACAATGCCCACAATGGACAAATACAACAGTGATGTTAGAACGACCTCTgtataaacatgcaaaaaaaaatgcagagctCAATAAAATGCCTGAGAGTTGACATTACATATTGTCATGGGacccaaaaaactaaaaattcatcataaaaccaaacacaaattCACAGTAGTAATTTTTAATGTCAAGCAGCCGACTCTATCCATCCAACACTTGTTGTGTGGTATAATACAGTATATCAATTCCATTACTGATTTGTCAACCAATCATTTTCTTAGTTACATTCTTGAACTGtttttgtatatgttttgtatatgtGTCACACAAAATTTTAATACATATGGAAATAACCAAAGTCAGCTGCTTAACAgttgttaatgtttaatatGATCACATCCTTTACCTTCCACCTGGTTGCTTTtggtccttttcttttttgtgctcaggtctctctcttcatccatCTGCTTCCTTTTGCCCCCTTCACCAGAATCTCCACTTTCACTTCcaacctcatcatcatcatcatcatcatcaccaccaccaccatcatcatcctcctcctcctcctcatcctcatcatccagTCCTGGAGAACTGCTCTGGGATGTACTGGTTAATCCTGTGCCAAAGTAATCGATCGCAGATAAAGCATTTGAGGACGCTTCTCCTACGTGAGATCTGGCgacctgtaaaataaaacaagaacagTCCCCATCAGTGCAAACGACACGTGTGTGAGAGACTGTCCAACCagtcttctttttaaataactcaTTTAATCATCACACAGCCCCAAAAGTAGTGCATCACACTTAAAACGACAGGATGAACCGGGGGCAgcaaaaaacacactaaaaccGTGACACGTGGTGTTATCAATCACACTTTTTCATCCGGTGTATTAGCTACAAAGTGTTAATTTTACCTTAAACCGAGCAGCGTCTTGACCAAACCTCTTCAGGTCAAATTTAGCTCCAGCTCCGAGCTTCCGAAACAACTCGAAGGCGTCCATTCCTGCAGCAGCGTGGTCTGTGCGCATCCAGACATCACTAGTCAACATCCGCATCATCCACCGGCAGCTCGTCCCCTCTGCTCCCAACACCAGCGCCCCCTGCTGACTGCGTTTATCACTCCCAGTGTGAAACATGTCATACCAGGGATTTATAGTATTTGATCTTAACAAATTAAACACTGTTAgttaatgtacagtaccagtaaaaagtttggacacaccttctcatttaactactttgaagaatctaaaatataaaacatattctggtttgttgagcatttgtttgtttaccacataattccatatgtgttccttcatagtttggatgtcttcaatattaatctacaatgtagaaaaaaagaaagaaagaaagaccattgaatgaggtgtgtccaaacttttgactggtactgtacacgaCACAGAATCAGACCACCAGCTGAATGATTCATGTGTAAATGCAACTGAAAAGATACTTTTTtgtaatgtatattattatagatGACATCTTAGTATTTGTGTGAATACAGTTAGACTTTATCAgctgtctctctttcacttcattGTTGCCTATAAATTATTTGAACATCATATTTTCAGTCACTGGTGGGCTGTAGTGTTTTTATCTTTAGGAATTCAGGGGTAATTATTGTACTCTTTAATCCTTAACACTTATCTCCTATTGCTACTCctaactattttttttgtatctaaaTCAGAAATACAATAATGCCCATAAACCCTGGTAAgagtttttatataattatttggtGTAGATTCACCTAAACTATCAATTATTTAACCTTCAAGTCATTTCACTGTTTCCTTTCTTTAATTCTTTGAGTATTTTTTCATCAAAGCAACCATCCCTTATTCATAGGATACCACAGATAagagttttatattttattgtgaattttGTTTTAGTGAGAGGAATTAGCAGCTTTTCAGGTTAGATAGTCATCTGTATGGGTACAAGTTCTTACATTCACTGCACTTAATCCAGTCCAGTCAGCGTCATCATTG from Anoplopoma fimbria isolate UVic2021 breed Golden Eagle Sablefish chromosome 24, Afim_UVic_2022, whole genome shotgun sequence includes the following:
- the ddx52 gene encoding probable ATP-dependent RNA helicase DDX52, which translates into the protein MMRMLTSDVWMRTDHAAAGMDAFELFRKLGAGAKFDLKRFGQDAARFKVARSHVGEASSNALSAIDYFGTGLTSTSQSSSPGLDDEDEEEEEDDDGGGGDDDDDDDEVGSESGDSGEGGKRKQMDEERDLSTKKKRTKSNQVEAAGGQLKDMRGSGITWTSSLDRTIQTLPSDGKEKSSLKRLKHLHQEKVNRIRSQHRINVHGCDVPDPVCTFEDLQSEYRLNPRVIQNLKEAGLNSPTPVQMQAIPLMMHGRDLLACAPTGSGKTLAFCLPLLAQLQQPANLGFRAVVISPTRELANQTYRELLRMSEGVGFRVHIIDKASLAAKKYGPQSNKKYDILVSTPNRLVFLLKQDPPALDLSSVEWLVVDESDKLFEGGRTGFREQLAAVFLACSGSKVRRAFFSATCTQDVEQWCRLNLDNLVSVNIGHRNTAVESVEQELLFVGTENGKLVAMRDIIKKGFLPPMLVFVQSIDRARELFHELVYEGINVDVIHADRTQQQRDNVVNSFRSGKIWVLICTALLARGIDFKGVNLVLNYDFPTSSVEYIHRIGRTGRAGHQGKAITFFTENDKPLLRSIANVIKQAGCPVPDYMIGFKKIHSKEKRRLEKKPPTRSTICTTPRFLMKTKGKAPNKGPKGEKKAAGGEQKGGKGSQTAVQQQKGEKKAKGQELKRRNKTQKDGGSEKPQKALQKAVTSSGVKLKKRKGKKVKPQEDQKKAVQE